The following are encoded in a window of Ruminiclostridium herbifermentans genomic DNA:
- a CDS encoding sensor histidine kinase: MDRDLQKLLATRYNSKQEADKSCSNYTKLKNYINRNTYISSIKIYTNNPTIYKYDSIIQYASIIPVTKEIEKNEWYQQAINSADITWKSLSSLDYWNHISQELSLIRRIPIISTKEYAVLKITISNNYLKNRVQNTSLFNTVSVNRDPVFFSTQRNLSGEYLTIPIDYEKSQYQYSGELYYENKKSMASISTLLPYASKDRIYISTLDFNAFPDVNNIIILCAAIMLLASALPFFLIKHFTNNFSTRIITLREEMHKVSKGNYHILDNIRGEDELSEVYSDLKVMIQNIQKMDAQMYEAKIQEQDLKNQQQKMEFKMLASQINPHFLYNTLETIRMKALAAGNKEVANVIKLLGKSMHYVLENTGTSSTTLKKELDYISIYLTIQKLRFSDRVNYTLNVAENINLEECQILPLLLQPIVENAILHGLEGTENNGQIVINVTTKDDELLLIDIFDNGLGMTKEELESLNNSIHVYEKKSTSSIGLYNINKRIKLFYGEAYGMEIKSTPFEGTLVSLTLPLLNMMEE, translated from the coding sequence ATGGACAGAGATTTGCAGAAGCTTTTAGCAACCCGCTACAACAGTAAACAAGAGGCTGACAAAAGTTGCAGCAATTACACTAAGCTAAAGAATTATATAAATAGAAATACATATATATCCTCCATCAAGATTTACACAAACAATCCAACAATATATAAATATGATTCAATAATACAATATGCTTCTATAATACCTGTAACTAAAGAGATAGAAAAAAATGAATGGTATCAACAGGCAATAAATAGTGCTGATATTACTTGGAAAAGCTTAAGTTCCCTTGACTACTGGAATCATATTTCTCAGGAGTTAAGTCTGATTAGGCGAATTCCAATAATATCAACTAAAGAATATGCCGTTTTAAAAATTACAATCAGTAACAATTATTTAAAAAACAGAGTACAGAATACTTCCCTGTTTAATACAGTATCAGTAAATAGAGATCCTGTTTTTTTCAGTACACAAAGAAATTTATCGGGAGAATATCTGACAATACCCATAGACTATGAAAAAAGTCAATATCAATATTCAGGTGAACTGTACTACGAAAACAAGAAGAGCATGGCAAGTATATCTACCCTGCTTCCATATGCATCTAAAGATAGGATTTATATATCTACTTTAGATTTTAATGCTTTCCCCGACGTTAACAATATAATTATATTATGTGCTGCCATAATGCTGTTGGCTTCAGCATTGCCTTTCTTTTTAATTAAACATTTTACAAATAATTTCAGCACTCGTATTATTACACTTCGGGAAGAAATGCATAAGGTTAGCAAGGGTAATTATCATATACTAGACAATATAAGAGGAGAAGATGAATTGTCTGAAGTTTATTCAGACCTTAAGGTTATGATACAAAACATTCAGAAGATGGATGCCCAAATGTATGAAGCAAAAATACAGGAACAGGACTTGAAAAACCAGCAGCAAAAAATGGAATTCAAAATGCTGGCAAGCCAGATAAATCCACATTTTTTGTATAATACATTGGAAACCATACGTATGAAAGCTCTTGCAGCTGGAAATAAAGAAGTAGCTAATGTAATTAAATTATTAGGGAAATCTATGCACTATGTTTTAGAAAACACAGGTACTTCATCCACCACCTTAAAAAAAGAACTGGATTACATATCAATTTATCTGACAATACAAAAGCTTAGATTCAGTGACCGTGTTAATTATACCTTAAATGTAGCAGAGAATATAAATTTAGAAGAATGTCAAATTCTTCCTCTTTTATTACAACCAATAGTTGAAAATGCCATACTGCATGGCCTTGAAGGCACAGAAAACAATGGGCAGATTGTTATAAATGTCACAACAAAAGATGATGAACTTTTACTAATTGATATCTTTGACAATGGACTTGGAATGACTAAAGAGGAATTAGAAAGCCTTAATAACAGTATTCATGTATATGAAAAGAAGTCTACATCTAGCATTGGACTTTATAATATTAATAAAAGAATTAAATTATTTTATGGAGAAGCTTACGGAATGGAAATCAAGAGCACTCCTTTTGAAGGAACTCTTGTGTCACTTACACTTCCCTTACTTAATATGATGGAGGAATAA
- a CDS encoding response regulator transcription factor has protein sequence MKVFIADDESVICEGLKHLINWDELGFTICGEANNGEDALNSIIKLNPDVVLMDIRMPKLQGTQVIQFAREQGFKGHFIILSGFSDFKYAQTAIRYGVEFYITKPIDEDELYNAVHTVKENIQKERMNANTLIQYREKARYTILRDILLNTGDVSGINLEEIRLSANEYQVVIYENYNQNTYNLIYDFADLLKVTNQGNNSFEHIKIHEKDIILLKGTFTLNHFHTFLNHYETNPQKGSPLDSLFIAYGRKVTSVEDIHYSYEDALNLMSRRFFCEENQHTIGYEQLPKWDDSFFEINEAQSTEYCRLLTNYIQSFNRRMIADTLSALKRNLYFANTNISNIKLFLTDIYLQIKENINHIYSTIDIPFPTNSSVIDFIERKYYLYEIILFFSEQFEMIINAIGNFSSDSILDDIVYYINHNYRENIKLETIAPLFGYNSSYLGKIFNKKMGENFNSYIDHVRINHSKELLLQKNLKVYEISELVGYKNVDYFHKKFKKYVGESPAEFRKRNNT, from the coding sequence ATGAAAGTTTTTATTGCAGATGATGAATCAGTAATATGTGAAGGGTTAAAACATCTTATTAATTGGGACGAACTTGGATTTACAATTTGCGGGGAAGCAAATAACGGTGAAGATGCACTAAATAGTATTATAAAACTAAATCCTGATGTTGTTCTTATGGACATACGTATGCCCAAATTGCAAGGAACCCAAGTAATACAGTTTGCCAGAGAACAGGGCTTTAAAGGTCATTTTATTATATTAAGCGGCTTTTCCGATTTTAAATATGCCCAAACTGCAATTCGCTATGGTGTTGAATTTTATATTACAAAGCCTATTGACGAAGACGAACTATATAATGCGGTACATACTGTAAAAGAAAATATTCAAAAAGAGCGAATGAATGCCAATACGCTGATTCAATATCGTGAAAAGGCAAGATACACTATATTGCGCGATATCCTGCTGAATACAGGTGACGTTTCAGGCATTAATCTTGAAGAAATCAGGCTGTCAGCTAATGAGTACCAAGTGGTAATTTATGAGAACTACAATCAGAATACCTACAACCTTATTTACGATTTTGCAGACCTGCTGAAAGTAACCAATCAAGGGAATAATTCCTTTGAACATATAAAAATTCATGAAAAAGACATTATACTTTTAAAAGGAACCTTTACACTTAATCATTTCCATACCTTTCTAAATCATTATGAGACAAATCCTCAGAAAGGTTCTCCTTTGGATTCGTTATTTATTGCCTACGGTCGTAAGGTTACCAGTGTTGAGGATATTCATTATTCCTATGAAGATGCTCTAAACTTAATGAGCCGACGTTTTTTCTGTGAAGAAAATCAGCATACCATCGGCTATGAGCAGCTTCCAAAATGGGATGATAGCTTCTTTGAAATAAATGAAGCCCAATCCACTGAATACTGCAGACTATTAACAAACTATATCCAAAGCTTTAACCGAAGAATGATAGCCGATACCTTGTCTGCGCTGAAAAGGAACTTATATTTTGCAAATACAAATATATCTAATATTAAACTTTTTTTAACTGATATTTATCTTCAAATTAAAGAAAATATAAACCATATTTACAGCACAATAGATATTCCATTCCCAACAAATTCATCAGTTATTGATTTTATTGAAAGAAAGTATTATCTATATGAAATTATACTTTTCTTTTCAGAGCAATTTGAGATGATAATAAATGCAATTGGTAATTTTTCTAGTGACAGTATATTAGATGATATTGTTTACTATATTAATCATAATTATAGAGAAAACATTAAATTGGAAACTATTGCGCCGTTATTTGGCTATAACAGCTCCTACCTTGGGAAAATATTCAATAAGAAAATGGGAGAAAACTTTAATTCATACATTGACCATGTAAGAATAAACCATTCAAAAGAGCTATTGCTGCAGAAAAATTTAAAGGTTTACGAAATTTCAGAACTTGTTGGCTACAAGAATGTGGACTACTTCCATAAGAAGTTCAAGAAATATGTTGGAGAAAGCCCCGCTGAATTCCGCAAAAGAAACAATACTTGA